From Candidatus Nitricoxidivorans perseverans, the proteins below share one genomic window:
- the ycaO gene encoding 30S ribosomal protein S12 methylthiotransferase accessory factor YcaO, producing MQTEHFIAGKDASLESSIATLQGRLASLGFHVEERSWLNPVDGVWSVHVRDRDCPLLFTNGKGASRPAALASALGEFFERLACNYFWSHYHLGEAIAGRGFVHYPRERWFTLSEDDGDGGWPEGLLTPELRRLYNPEGSIDARALVDLNSGDAERGICALPYVRSRDGATVWFPVNIIGNLYVSNGMSAGNTPAEARTQALSEIIERHVKFRILREGICLPDVPEAVIARFPAIEAGIRALRRAGFGILVRDASLGGEWPVMNVTLLHPGDQGCFASFGAHPRFEIALERALTELLQGRGLDALGGFPEPGFDREEIAAAPNLEIHFVDSSGIVGWDFLGDAPDFEFADWNFSGADATTAEDCQWLEDRIHRAGHDIYIADFDHLGVYACRILVPGMSEIYPLDDLEWENNSVGNEIREAILYLPELDDDECADLLETLIDLDLPDDRPVAALIGLAADAGSVWADLRVGELKTLLALAIGDEESIREGCEWVRHFEQIDEGRRRLYRCIETLLELEGAGGRRVALQHLYGATTLETAEALLRREQRFSGIDAPGRDFEGCDLHRRLLEAYGKLHPRVPDSSAN from the coding sequence ATGCAAACGGAACACTTCATCGCCGGCAAGGATGCCTCCCTCGAATCCTCCATCGCCACCCTGCAGGGCCGGCTGGCGTCGCTCGGTTTCCATGTCGAGGAACGCTCCTGGCTGAACCCGGTCGATGGCGTTTGGTCGGTGCATGTGCGCGACCGGGATTGCCCGCTGCTGTTCACCAACGGCAAGGGCGCCTCCCGGCCGGCCGCCCTGGCGAGCGCGCTCGGCGAGTTCTTCGAGCGCCTGGCCTGCAATTATTTCTGGTCGCATTACCACCTGGGGGAGGCGATTGCCGGACGCGGCTTCGTCCATTACCCGCGGGAACGGTGGTTCACGCTGTCCGAGGACGATGGGGATGGCGGATGGCCGGAAGGGTTGCTGACGCCGGAACTGCGCCGCTTGTACAACCCGGAAGGTTCCATCGACGCCCGCGCCCTGGTGGACCTCAATTCCGGCGACGCCGAACGCGGCATCTGCGCGCTGCCCTACGTGCGGAGCCGCGATGGCGCGACCGTCTGGTTCCCGGTCAACATCATCGGCAACCTGTATGTCAGCAACGGCATGTCGGCCGGCAACACGCCGGCCGAGGCCCGCACCCAGGCGCTGTCTGAAATCATCGAGCGCCACGTCAAGTTCCGCATCCTCCGCGAGGGAATCTGCCTGCCGGACGTGCCCGAAGCGGTGATCGCCCGCTTTCCCGCCATCGAGGCCGGCATCCGCGCCTTGCGCCGCGCGGGCTTCGGCATCCTGGTCAGGGATGCCTCGCTGGGCGGTGAATGGCCGGTGATGAACGTCACGCTGCTCCATCCCGGCGACCAGGGCTGCTTTGCCAGCTTCGGCGCCCATCCGCGCTTCGAGATCGCGCTGGAGCGCGCGCTGACCGAGCTGCTCCAGGGGCGCGGCCTCGACGCCCTCGGCGGCTTTCCCGAGCCCGGCTTCGACCGGGAAGAGATCGCCGCCGCGCCCAACCTCGAAATCCACTTCGTCGATTCGAGCGGCATCGTCGGATGGGACTTCCTCGGCGATGCGCCGGACTTCGAATTCGCCGACTGGAATTTCAGCGGCGCCGATGCCACCACGGCCGAGGACTGCCAATGGCTGGAGGACCGCATCCATCGCGCCGGCCACGACATCTACATCGCCGACTTCGACCATCTCGGCGTTTATGCCTGCCGCATCCTCGTGCCGGGCATGTCCGAAATCTACCCGCTGGACGATCTGGAATGGGAGAACAACAGCGTCGGCAACGAAATCCGCGAGGCCATCCTTTACCTTCCCGAACTGGACGACGACGAGTGCGCCGACCTGCTGGAGACGCTGATTGATCTCGATCTTCCGGACGACCGCCCCGTCGCCGCGCTGATCGGGCTGGCCGCCGATGCCGGCTCGGTCTGGGCCGACCTGCGGGTGGGCGAGCTGAAAACCCTGCTGGCGCTGGCCATCGGCGACGAGGAATCGATCCGCGAGGGCTGCGAATGGGTGCGCCACTTCGAACAGATCGACGAGGGCCGGCGCCGCCTCTACCGCTGCATCGAGACCCTGCTGGAACTGGAAGGCGCCGGGGGGCGCCGCGTCGCCCTGCAACATCTCTACGGCGCTACCACCCTGGAAACCGCCGAGGCCCTGCTGCGGCGGGAGCAACGATTTTCCGGCATCGATGCGCCGGGCAGGGATTTCGAGGGCTGCGACCTGCACCGGCGGCTATTGGAGGCCTACGGCAAGCTGCATCCACGGGTTCCGGACAGCAGCGCCAACTGA
- a CDS encoding ISL3 family transposase, whose protein sequence is MGAVIPAKILGLEGQVIKSVVFDEEGGRVRVICNRDRRRRPVDSRTGRRGQVNRLLRRTVRDVPIGGWPCEVEIEYAETFLSPGHVRVEQLPFVCPKARVTKRLARLIAGLARHMPISAVARHFGLSWDSVKAIECAHLAETIPIPQPQTLAGIRYLGVDEVARAKGQSYFTLVYDLSPGTHYGRILWVKEGRESAVLIEFLDALSQECAAGIKAVALDMGPAYIAAVRESLPQASIVFDRFHVMQMFNKVIRDCRRAEFKAAKTLGDLTGQQAIKGSLWLLLSNRSTLKDTDQGRLDLLLAQNQPLASLYTLKEQLQRLWHQPATPTDMAERLDDWCGMAKAAKITGLAKFVKTLQSHRSGICAYAAHPITTARLEAGNVSIALLRRRARGFRDMAYLKLKIFQLNTEDTPSFLYNCMPPALPSARLFTVGNP, encoded by the coding sequence ATGGGAGCGGTCATCCCGGCGAAGATTTTGGGGCTTGAGGGGCAAGTGATCAAGAGCGTTGTATTCGATGAAGAGGGCGGTCGGGTGCGGGTCATCTGCAACCGTGACCGGCGCCGGCGGCCGGTGGATAGCCGCACGGGGCGGCGTGGGCAGGTCAATCGTCTGCTGCGGCGGACGGTGCGAGACGTACCCATCGGCGGCTGGCCCTGCGAAGTCGAGATCGAGTACGCCGAGACCTTTCTGTCGCCCGGCCACGTGCGCGTGGAGCAACTGCCGTTTGTCTGCCCCAAGGCGCGGGTGACGAAACGCTTGGCGCGGCTGATCGCCGGCTTGGCCCGGCACATGCCGATCTCGGCGGTGGCGCGCCATTTCGGCCTGTCCTGGGATTCGGTGAAAGCCATCGAATGCGCACACCTGGCGGAGACGATTCCAATTCCGCAGCCGCAAACCCTTGCCGGTATTCGTTACCTCGGCGTCGATGAAGTCGCCCGCGCCAAGGGACAGAGCTACTTCACCCTGGTCTATGACCTGTCGCCCGGCACCCATTACGGGCGCATCCTGTGGGTCAAGGAAGGGCGCGAGTCCGCCGTGCTGATCGAGTTCCTCGACGCCCTGTCGCAGGAGTGCGCTGCCGGCATCAAGGCCGTCGCGCTCGACATGGGGCCGGCCTACATCGCCGCCGTGCGCGAATCGCTGCCGCAGGCATCCATCGTCTTCGACCGCTTCCACGTCATGCAGATGTTCAACAAGGTGATCCGCGATTGCCGCCGCGCCGAGTTCAAGGCGGCCAAGACGCTGGGCGACCTCACCGGCCAGCAGGCGATCAAGGGCAGCCTGTGGCTGCTGCTCTCCAATCGCAGCACCCTCAAGGACACTGACCAGGGCCGGCTTGACCTGTTGCTGGCACAGAACCAACCGCTGGCTTCCCTCTACACGCTCAAGGAGCAGTTGCAGCGCCTGTGGCACCAGCCGGCCACACCGACGGACATGGCCGAGCGCCTTGACGACTGGTGCGGCATGGCCAAGGCCGCCAAGATCACGGGCCTTGCCAAGTTCGTGAAGACCTTGCAGTCCCATCGTTCCGGCATCTGCGCCTACGCCGCTCATCCGATCACCACTGCGCGACTGGAGGCCGGCAACGTCTCCATCGCCCTGCTGCGCCGCCGTGCCCGAGGCTTCCGCGATATGGCGTATCTCAAGCTCAAGATCTTCCAGTTGAACACAGAGGACACGCCTTCGTTCCTCTATAACTGCATGCCGCCCGCATTACCGTCGGCACGCTTGTTTACCGTAGGAAATCCGTGA
- a CDS encoding RNA methyltransferase encodes MRIAHLRQRLRDLGAKPVHEERLLRAWAQGRPLDGFEAAHAPPRAVCAVLPALTFELQSLARPRAEHAGGDGSARLLLELSDGRTVESVLLPRDGVCVSTQVGCAVGCVFCMTGRDGLQRQLGSAEIVAQVALARARRTVRKVVFMGMGEPAHNMDNVQDAIELLGTAGGIGHKNLVFSTVGDRRVFERLPQGRVRPALALSLHSTKADLRAKLMPRAPRIDPDELVDLAERYARDTGYPIQVQWTLIEGVNDGDDELDGIVRLLKGKYAVMNLIPYNAVDGLGYRRPATERAEAMSLHLYKHGILTKLRNSAGQDIDGGCGQLRARAGT; translated from the coding sequence ATGCGCATCGCCCACCTTCGCCAGCGCCTGCGCGACCTCGGCGCCAAGCCGGTCCATGAGGAACGGCTGCTCCGCGCCTGGGCGCAGGGGCGGCCGCTGGACGGTTTCGAGGCCGCGCACGCGCCGCCGCGGGCGGTGTGCGCCGTACTCCCGGCGCTGACTTTCGAGCTGCAATCGCTTGCGCGCCCGCGCGCGGAACACGCGGGCGGGGATGGCTCGGCGCGTCTGCTGCTGGAGCTTTCCGACGGCCGGACGGTGGAAAGCGTGCTGTTGCCGCGCGACGGGGTTTGCGTGTCGACGCAGGTCGGTTGCGCGGTGGGCTGCGTCTTTTGCATGACGGGCCGCGACGGCCTGCAACGCCAGCTCGGCAGCGCGGAGATCGTCGCCCAGGTGGCGCTCGCACGCGCGCGCCGGACGGTGAGGAAGGTCGTGTTCATGGGCATGGGCGAGCCCGCGCACAACATGGACAACGTGCAGGACGCCATCGAGCTGCTCGGCACGGCGGGCGGCATCGGCCACAAGAACCTCGTCTTTTCGACGGTGGGCGACCGCCGCGTGTTCGAGCGCCTGCCGCAGGGCCGCGTCAGGCCGGCGCTCGCGCTGTCGCTGCATTCGACGAAGGCCGATCTGCGGGCGAAACTCATGCCGCGCGCGCCGCGCATCGACCCTGATGAACTGGTCGACCTCGCCGAACGCTACGCCCGCGACACCGGCTACCCGATCCAGGTTCAATGGACGCTGATCGAGGGCGTGAACGACGGCGACGATGAACTCGACGGCATCGTCCGCCTGCTCAAGGGCAAGTACGCCGTGATGAACCTGATTCCATACAATGCAGTCGATGGCCTCGGCTACCGCCGCCCCGCGACGGAACGCGCCGAGGCGATGTCGCTCCACCTGTACAAACACGGCATCCTGACCAAGCTGCGCAATTCGGCCGGGCAGGACATCGACGGCGGTTGCGGGCAGTTGCGCGCGCGCGCCGGGACTTGA
- a CDS encoding DEAD/DEAH box helicase, whose amino-acid sequence MQFTDLGLRAEILRSISEQGYDTPTPIQAQAIPVVLEGRDLMAVAQTGTGKTAGFTLPILQLLSSRDAGLSMKRFKPRCLILVPTRELAVQVQDSVRTYGRHLRLKSTTIYGGVGMGAQLRDLKAGVDIIVATPGRLLDHIEQRSVDLSGIEILVLDEADRMLDMGFIRDIRKVIALLPKKKQSLLFSATFPDEIRALVASLLNNPASVEVARRNAPAEAVAQSVYHVDRERKRDLLIQLIDDHGWHQVLVFTRTKHGADALSDRLLKAGIKSAALHGNKSQGQRQRALDDFKRLKVHVLVATDIAARGIDIDELPHVVNYELPNVPEDYVHRIGRTGRAGSSGEAVSLVCVDEHKLLRDIERLLKKDIEKRVVPGFEPDPRIRPEPIQKPRGDRGARNSQSPRNGAAPSGQRKPQQRASNGGARAGQRGGASHHTGARHH is encoded by the coding sequence ATGCAATTCACCGACCTCGGCCTTCGCGCCGAAATTCTGCGTTCCATTTCCGAGCAGGGCTACGACACGCCCACGCCCATCCAGGCCCAGGCCATCCCCGTGGTGCTCGAAGGCCGCGACCTGATGGCCGTCGCCCAGACGGGCACCGGCAAGACCGCCGGCTTTACCCTGCCCATCCTGCAACTGCTGTCTTCCCGCGATGCCGGCCTCTCCATGAAGCGGTTCAAGCCCCGCTGCCTGATCCTCGTGCCGACGCGCGAACTGGCGGTCCAGGTCCAGGACAGCGTGCGCACCTACGGCCGGCACCTGCGCCTGAAGTCGACCACCATCTACGGCGGCGTCGGCATGGGTGCGCAACTGCGCGACCTCAAGGCCGGCGTCGACATCATCGTCGCCACGCCCGGCCGCCTGCTCGACCACATCGAGCAGCGCAGCGTCGACCTTTCCGGCATCGAGATCCTGGTGCTCGACGAGGCCGATCGCATGCTCGACATGGGCTTCATCCGCGACATCCGGAAGGTCATCGCCCTGCTGCCGAAGAAGAAGCAGAGCCTGCTGTTCTCGGCCACCTTCCCCGACGAAATCCGCGCCCTGGTCGCTAGTTTGCTCAACAATCCCGCCAGCGTCGAAGTCGCGCGCCGCAACGCCCCGGCCGAAGCCGTCGCGCAGTCGGTCTACCACGTCGACCGCGAGCGCAAGCGCGACCTGCTGATCCAGCTGATCGACGACCACGGCTGGCACCAGGTGCTCGTCTTCACGCGCACCAAGCACGGCGCAGACGCCCTTTCCGACCGCCTGCTCAAGGCGGGCATCAAGTCCGCGGCGCTGCACGGCAACAAGAGCCAGGGCCAGCGCCAGCGGGCGCTCGACGACTTCAAGCGCCTGAAGGTGCATGTGCTGGTGGCCACCGACATCGCCGCGCGCGGCATCGACATCGACGAGCTGCCGCACGTCGTGAACTACGAACTGCCCAACGTGCCGGAAGACTACGTTCACCGCATCGGCCGAACCGGCCGCGCCGGCAGTTCCGGCGAGGCGGTCTCGCTGGTCTGCGTCGACGAGCACAAACTGCTGCGCGACATCGAGCGGCTGCTGAAGAAGGACATCGAAAAGCGCGTCGTTCCCGGCTTCGAGCCCGATCCGCGCATCCGGCCCGAGCCGATCCAGAAGCCTCGCGGCGACCGTGGCGCCCGCAATAGCCAGTCCCCGCGGAACGGCGCTGCGCCCTCCGGCCAGCGCAAGCCCCAGCAGCGTGCATCGAATGGCGGCGCGCGCGCGGGCCAGCGCGGCGGTGCGAGCCATCACACGGGCGCGCGGCACCACTGA
- a CDS encoding NAD(P)H-dependent oxidoreductase subunit E produces MHSETLAPILERHRRDGTRLVQILREVQDVLGWLPPEAITEIAAATAMPRVRVESTAGFYGFFHTRPMGRYRVLWSDNVTDRMLGSRELMRSMCEKLWLEPGRVSEDGLVSVDATSCTGMGDQGPAILVNGRAITRMTPRRVEEIVGLIQAQAPLADWPAEFFAVEDNIRRTGALLDHGLAPGEALAAALERGPAALIDEIKASGLRGRGGAGFSTGLKWEACRNAPRAKIGDRPQFYESQNRGLSPIFPIFPYVVCNADEGEPGTFKDRVLLTRHADLVFEGMAIAGLAVGATRGLLYLRGEYRYLLEPLEAVLARRRAAGLPGNFDIEIHLGAGAYICGEESALIESLEGKPGRPRIRPPFPVTRGYLGQPTTVNNVETLAAACLVARHGGAWYAKLGTAKSAGTKLLSVSGDVARPGIYEYPFGATVAEVLADCGTDGCSQAVQVSGPSGVTLSPDEYGRRLAFEDVPTAGSLMVFDCRRDMFEVARNFVRFFAHESCGFCTPCRVGTALAAKLMDKIAAGHGSPYDLDELSKLRGVMRGASHCGLGNSASNAIADTLAKFRPAYERRLMSSDYEPAFDLDAALSQARQMTGRDDRAAHLEESS; encoded by the coding sequence GTGCATTCGGAAACCCTCGCCCCCATCCTCGAACGCCATCGCCGCGACGGCACCCGGCTCGTGCAAATTCTGCGCGAGGTTCAGGATGTCCTGGGCTGGCTGCCGCCCGAGGCGATTACGGAGATCGCCGCCGCCACGGCGATGCCGCGCGTGCGCGTCGAGAGCACGGCCGGCTTCTACGGTTTCTTCCACACGCGCCCCATGGGGCGCTACCGCGTGCTGTGGAGCGACAACGTCACCGACCGCATGCTGGGCAGCCGCGAACTGATGCGCTCGATGTGCGAAAAGCTCTGGCTGGAGCCGGGCCGCGTTTCCGAGGACGGGCTGGTCTCGGTCGACGCGACTTCCTGCACCGGCATGGGCGACCAGGGGCCGGCGATCCTGGTCAATGGCCGCGCGATCACGCGCATGACGCCGCGACGTGTGGAGGAAATCGTCGGCCTGATCCAGGCGCAGGCGCCGCTGGCGGACTGGCCCGCCGAATTCTTCGCCGTCGAGGACAACATCCGGCGCACCGGCGCCCTGCTCGACCACGGGCTGGCGCCCGGCGAGGCGCTGGCCGCCGCGCTCGAACGCGGCCCGGCGGCGCTTATCGACGAGATCAAGGCCTCCGGCCTGCGCGGCCGCGGCGGCGCGGGCTTTTCGACGGGACTCAAGTGGGAAGCCTGCCGCAATGCGCCGCGGGCAAAAATAGGGGACAGACCCCAATTTTATGAATCTCAAAATCGGGGTCTGTCCCCTATTTTTCCTATTTTTCCCTATGTCGTCTGCAACGCCGACGAGGGCGAGCCGGGCACCTTCAAGGATCGCGTGCTGCTGACCCGCCACGCCGACCTAGTGTTCGAAGGCATGGCGATCGCGGGCCTCGCCGTCGGCGCAACGCGCGGCCTGCTCTACCTGCGCGGCGAGTACCGCTACCTGCTGGAGCCGCTGGAGGCCGTGCTTGCGCGGCGGCGCGCAGCCGGGCTGCCGGGAAATTTCGACATCGAGATTCACCTGGGCGCCGGCGCATACATCTGCGGCGAGGAATCGGCGCTGATCGAGTCGCTGGAGGGCAAGCCGGGCCGGCCGCGCATCCGCCCGCCCTTCCCCGTGACGCGAGGGTATCTGGGGCAGCCGACGACGGTGAACAACGTGGAGACGCTGGCGGCGGCCTGCCTTGTCGCGCGGCACGGCGGCGCATGGTACGCGAAACTGGGCACCGCGAAGTCCGCCGGCACCAAGCTGCTGTCGGTCTCCGGCGACGTCGCGCGGCCCGGCATCTATGAATACCCGTTCGGCGCGACCGTCGCCGAGGTGCTGGCGGATTGCGGCACCGACGGATGCAGCCAGGCGGTGCAGGTTTCCGGTCCTTCGGGCGTCACGCTCTCGCCCGACGAATACGGCCGACGGCTGGCCTTCGAGGACGTGCCGACGGCGGGCAGCCTCATGGTGTTCGACTGCCGCCGCGACATGTTCGAGGTGGCGCGCAACTTCGTCCGCTTCTTCGCGCACGAGTCCTGCGGCTTCTGCACGCCCTGCCGCGTCGGAACCGCGCTGGCCGCGAAGCTGATGGACAAGATCGCCGCCGGCCACGGCTCGCCCTACGACCTGGACGAGTTGTCGAAGCTGCGCGGCGTCATGCGGGGCGCGAGCCATTGCGGGCTGGGCAATTCCGCCTCCAACGCGATCGCCGACACCCTGGCGAAGTTCCGCCCGGCCTACGAGCGGCGCCTGATGTCCTCCGACTACGAGCCGGCCTTCGACCTCGATGCCGCCCTTTCGCAGGCGCGGCAGATGACGGGGCGCGACGACCGCGCGGCGCACCTGGAGGAGTCGTCGTGA
- a CDS encoding 2Fe-2S iron-sulfur cluster-binding protein, with translation MSTFFLDGDEIPFEPGQTIMEAAHAAGRYLPHLCWHPDFEPHGSCKLCTVKADERLVSACTTAAQAGMSVENRTPELDDKRRTLLQMLFVEGNHFCPSCEKSGHCLLQATAYEMGMTTPHFDMFYPDRPVDASHPDMLLDFNRCILCELCVRASRDADGKNVFALSGRGIASHLIVNAESGRLADTGFSKDDRAASICPVGVILRKRVGFAVPIGSRKYDLTPVGEGGA, from the coding sequence GTGAGCACCTTCTTCCTCGACGGCGACGAAATCCCCTTCGAACCCGGCCAGACGATCATGGAGGCGGCTCATGCCGCCGGCCGGTACCTCCCGCACCTGTGTTGGCATCCGGACTTCGAGCCGCACGGCTCATGCAAGCTCTGCACGGTGAAGGCCGATGAAAGGCTCGTCTCGGCCTGCACGACGGCGGCCCAGGCCGGCATGTCGGTGGAAAACCGCACGCCGGAACTCGACGACAAGCGGCGCACGCTGCTCCAGATGCTTTTCGTCGAGGGCAACCACTTCTGCCCCTCGTGCGAGAAGAGCGGCCATTGCCTGCTCCAGGCCACGGCCTACGAAATGGGCATGACGACGCCGCACTTCGACATGTTCTATCCCGACCGGCCGGTCGACGCCTCGCACCCGGACATGCTGCTCGACTTCAACCGCTGCATCCTCTGCGAACTGTGCGTACGGGCGAGCCGGGACGCCGACGGCAAGAACGTCTTCGCGCTTTCCGGCCGGGGTATCGCCTCGCACCTGATCGTCAATGCCGAATCCGGCCGCCTCGCCGATACCGGCTTTTCGAAGGACGACCGCGCCGCCTCGATCTGCCCGGTCGGCGTCATCCTCCGGAAACGCGTCGGCTTCGCCGTGCCCATCGGGAGCCGCAAGTATGACCTGACGCCCGTCGGCGAGGGGGGCGCATGA
- a CDS encoding NADP oxidoreductase: MKKLRVATASLAGCFGCHISFLDIDERLLALLERIEFDRSPITDIKTIGPCDLGLIEGGVCNAENVHVLREFRKNCKILVAIGACAVNGGLPAQRNHLDLRDILEEVYETEGGLSRGSRIPNDPELPLPLDKVHPIHEVVKVDYFLPGCPPSADAIWKFLTDLLAGRTPHLGHGLLRYD, from the coding sequence ATGAAGAAGCTGCGCGTGGCCACCGCCTCGCTCGCCGGCTGCTTCGGCTGCCACATATCCTTCCTGGACATCGACGAGCGCCTCCTCGCGCTGCTGGAGCGGATCGAGTTCGACCGCTCGCCGATCACCGACATCAAGACCATCGGCCCCTGCGACCTGGGGCTGATCGAGGGCGGCGTCTGTAACGCGGAAAACGTCCATGTGCTGCGCGAATTCCGGAAGAACTGCAAGATCCTCGTGGCGATCGGCGCCTGCGCCGTCAATGGCGGCCTGCCCGCGCAGCGCAACCATCTCGACCTGCGCGACATCCTGGAGGAGGTTTACGAGACGGAGGGCGGGCTCTCCCGTGGCAGCCGCATCCCGAACGACCCGGAACTTCCGCTGCCGCTCGACAAGGTGCACCCGATCCACGAGGTGGTGAAGGTGGATTACTTCCTGCCCGGCTGCCCGCCCTCGGCCGACGCGATCTGGAAGTTTCTGACCGACCTGCTGGCCGGCCGCACGCCCCATCTAGGCCACGGACTGCTGCGCTATGACTGA
- a CDS encoding Ni/Fe hydrogenase subunit alpha, with protein sequence MTDLETAAHPENLRRVAIDPVTRVEGHGKVTILLDDDNRVHQVRLHIVEFRGFEKFIQGRPFWEVPVMVQRLCGICPVSHHLAASKAMDMIVGAKLTPTAEKLRRLMHYGQILQSHALHFFHLASPDLLFGFGSDPAKRNVVGVIDADPELAKKGVLLRKYGQEIIRMTAGKRVHGTGSIPGGVNKPLSKAERDALLADIYTMLGWSREAVGIVRRLFDENLERFNAFGRFRSHGMSLVRADGAMDLYHGGLRMRDADGKTLLDHFDYGRYWDVIREDVKPWSYMKFPYFAALGPEAGWYRVGPLARVANCDFIPTPLADHERREFLSFDGGNAAGATLGYHWARMIEMLHAAETIKDLLHDDGILGDDLVATGERAERGVGVIEAPRGTLIHHYRVNEDDQVIRANLIVSTTHNNQAMNEAIRAVARRYLDGREVTEGLLNHIEVAIRAFDPCLSCATHALGRMPLEVTLANAQGVILDRRARAP encoded by the coding sequence ATGACTGATCTCGAAACTGCGGCCCATCCCGAAAACCTCCGCCGCGTCGCCATCGATCCGGTCACCCGCGTCGAAGGCCACGGCAAGGTCACGATCCTGCTCGACGACGACAACCGCGTGCATCAGGTGCGCCTGCACATCGTCGAGTTCCGCGGCTTCGAGAAGTTCATCCAGGGCCGGCCCTTCTGGGAGGTGCCGGTCATGGTGCAGCGGCTGTGCGGCATCTGCCCGGTGTCGCATCACCTCGCCGCATCGAAGGCCATGGACATGATCGTGGGCGCGAAGCTCACGCCCACCGCCGAGAAGCTGCGCCGGCTCATGCACTACGGCCAGATCCTGCAATCCCACGCGCTGCACTTCTTCCACCTCGCCTCGCCCGACCTGCTGTTCGGCTTCGGCTCGGACCCGGCGAAGCGCAATGTCGTCGGCGTCATCGATGCCGACCCGGAACTGGCGAAGAAGGGCGTGCTGCTTCGCAAATACGGCCAGGAAATCATCCGCATGACGGCGGGAAAGCGGGTGCATGGCACCGGCTCGATCCCCGGTGGCGTGAACAAGCCGCTCTCGAAGGCGGAACGGGACGCGCTGCTGGCGGACATCTACACGATGCTCGGCTGGTCGCGCGAGGCCGTCGGCATCGTGCGCCGGCTGTTCGATGAGAACCTGGAACGGTTCAACGCCTTCGGCCGCTTCCGCTCGCACGGCATGAGCCTCGTGCGGGCCGACGGCGCGATGGACCTCTACCACGGCGGCCTGCGCATGCGCGACGCGGACGGCAAAACGCTGCTCGACCATTTCGATTACGGCCGTTACTGGGACGTGATCCGCGAGGACGTGAAGCCCTGGTCCTACATGAAGTTCCCCTACTTTGCGGCGCTGGGCCCGGAGGCCGGCTGGTACCGCGTCGGGCCGCTCGCGCGCGTGGCGAACTGCGACTTCATCCCAACGCCGCTGGCCGACCACGAGCGCCGCGAGTTTCTCTCCTTCGACGGCGGAAACGCGGCCGGCGCCACGCTCGGCTATCACTGGGCGCGCATGATCGAGATGTTGCACGCCGCCGAGACGATCAAGGACCTGCTGCACGACGACGGCATCCTCGGCGACGACCTCGTGGCCACGGGCGAACGCGCGGAGCGCGGCGTGGGCGTCATCGAGGCGCCGCGCGGCACGCTGATCCACCACTACCGCGTGAACGAGGACGACCAGGTGATCCGCGCCAACCTGATCGTTTCCACCACCCACAACAACCAGGCCATGAACGAGGCGATCCGCGCGGTGGCGCGGCGGTACCTCGACGGCCGGGAAGTCACCGAGGGCCTGCTCAACCACATCGAGGTTGCCATCCGCGCCTTCGACCCCTGCCTCTCCTGCGCCACGCACGCGCTGGGGCGGATGCCGCTGGAAGTGACGCTGGCGAATGCGCAAGGCGTCATCCTCGACCGCCGCGCACGGGCACCTTGA
- a CDS encoding hydrogenase maturation protease — MKPILIFGFGNPSRGDDALGPLFVERVEALGLPGVGCLTDFQLQVEHALDLKGRRRVLFVDASLNAPESFGATPIGPSKDESFTTHAMTPQAVLQVYRDLEGADPPPAWLLAIRGERFELGEPLSEAAACRLDEAVAWATAWIGEQEPGIAGNRL, encoded by the coding sequence TTGAAGCCGATTCTGATTTTTGGCTTTGGAAACCCCTCGCGCGGCGACGACGCGCTGGGGCCGCTGTTCGTCGAGCGCGTCGAGGCGCTGGGGCTTCCCGGCGTCGGGTGCCTGACGGACTTCCAGCTCCAAGTCGAGCACGCGCTCGATCTCAAGGGGCGGCGGCGCGTGCTGTTCGTCGATGCGAGCCTGAACGCCCCCGAATCCTTCGGCGCCACGCCCATCGGCCCGTCGAAGGACGAAAGTTTCACCACCCACGCCATGACGCCCCAGGCGGTGCTCCAGGTCTACCGCGACCTGGAAGGCGCCGATCCCCCTCCCGCCTGGCTGCTGGCCATCCGGGGCGAACGCTTTGAACTGGGGGAGCCGCTGTCCGAAGCCGCCGCATGCCGCCTCGACGAGGCAGTGGCCTGGGCCACGGCCTGGATCGGTGAACAGGAACCGGGGATCGCCGGCAACCGCCTTTAA